In Euphorbia lathyris chromosome 2, ddEupLath1.1, whole genome shotgun sequence, the sequence attctgggttaagtacacttatttttggtaaaaaggcaatagatgataaactgaacctacttaggctaatttttcttaatttatttttctcgttttcattaaacattaggaaaccccttcgagcctattaaccaacttttttgttaatacatttttaacatttaacccttttccctcttgttcaaataccgacaaaatcaatttgcacccgaattacccgaaataagtcacggccttagcaaatgagcaccataagctttcaaaatattgtttttgtgcctctatcaaaacaaatgatacaataaaagtaaaaaggcattctcaagctccacccgagcaattttgaagtataccTTGTAAAATTCGCTAAGGCCGAAGCaaaatacggtgcgatcataagtcggtattttggaacttgagtctctttaaactaaccactaaaaagccacccacattacaacccccctccgggttcatttttaatgttgcctaaccatattttaggaggaaaaacccggatgaaaatacaaattcaacatgatctcgagtaagtgcaaagaagagtgctaaaacaccgacccacctaaaattgagcgtaagagcgaaatcccttggtgaggtactatcgggttctcaaaagataatcaacccccattaatattgcctattaatcttgatcatggaggtttcaaacaagtttcgtactcaattgtttgcgtaggtacttaccgaaacctttgcataaaaccgtaactttgaaatcacgcacttggtaaaaccaaccttcggtttgtttctcaattatctcaatcccttgtctttcgatttcttttacttgaggacaagtaaaactttaaagtccgaggaggtttgataggggcgtttcgtccctatcttttagcgtgatttacggtttaattttagaagaaataaataagtttaattacaaaaataaagcgttttgataaaataaagaaataagaaCAAATTTCGTACCTTCAGTTAATTTTAcgtgtttttgattagtttaggaaataaaaacgtcaagttAACTCGGCTcttaagatttgtatttcaggtacgagcaaggagcaaaaatctactcaaatacgcggggcgtatcatcccttacgcggggcgtaaaacatggtgtcagcaataattgccttatccgcagacgccatgtggaattgactcagcatacgcggggcgtatgacacatgtcggaaataattggcctaatcctgaaagtcagactgcactgtctccccgagtcaactctccatacgcgaggcgtaccaccatatacgcggggcgtaccaggcaattcctcaatgataaaatctcagaaacttatttacgcggggcgtacttcagctacgcaaggcgtgtttgagacaacaagacatagaattggtccacatgcaggagatttctgacggaatgggcacttacgcggggcgtagaccaccttacgcggggcgtatcatgggttttctgcaccaaataatgttgctccatacttgtaccttgtgaagttacaatcccacccctagcttgatgtataaataagagtgactagcactcatttagatatcTCTGGACaccttgtacatagctacattttacttcttttgatagaattcttgttattttagttttagattcagattttagttagcaaaactctcccaccttgagagcttgttcgtttattccggcattccatcaaagttccgttccacctccatccaccaagctcgagagttccacctccaagtcctaagagatggtcttgagtccggttagctagttccgagggccgattcttccctcttgacttgctaattagcttgcactcttcctatgtactagacttggttgtattctatatttttatcctccatatttataattcatgatttgcaatttccgtttctatatacgtgatgatgtttattgcttgctttgatacttataattgactattgtgtaggggaacgcgatttccgacgccattcgggttatctttagggattcatataggtgttgccttaccggaagtgacaaaccggaaaccgtaggaattgacacaccacggaacttacgggccctagtttctggtccgcagcattagacacgccttgactaggaaccacgtcgtctaagtacttcacaggttggtcgaactacacgtagtcgtctttgcaagagtaaatcgtcaGTCGGatatattcggagttattgcctattatatttataacttatcgtcacccatatcgCTTCGTAGAGTCTTTGTTACgtaaatctgtctcacccgtagttaggagtagtctgtagttggtccccacatcaaccccaaagtattcactgcttagataacgtataaaaccgagtcgtttaatacttgcagttataaatcccgtggattcgatacccgatcttaaccggattattacttgatgcgacggggtacacttgcccctaagtagtcataacgtctagtagagttaagagcaatttataaaaatcacatccatagatatagagtccgcactcataatatatatatttcatcgtagaaactctaccactaggcgtcgcgctatcaagtaccttcctctattcatctactcaactcctactaagtgctataaccgaacacctagatttctctaccgctgagtacttaaaaccgagtactcagcaccactctctcaattttacaattgataaaaacttgttctttttcagacaaataacactttagatgattacaaaatcaaactagcttttacacagagatagaaatttggtgtcagatctttttcttgttttgatgtgctttgtatgtgtTTACctttttttctcttgtatttgggcaaaggatccaagaagtgtacttgtccttttatagttgaaatatGAAGatacaatcatttgaattcggatccATCCGTtaaattcaaacggctctttcttccgacattgttctggtcagcttcagatttgcaggccaatcctatcgtctgaattctgcaggcgccaggcttgtcttcttctcgcaggtttgtctTGTAGTGCAGGTTTCGTCATTTTAGCCAGCGgacatttgacccatgcatctcgaattTAActctttgcgtaattccaaggtttctattattggtgcagacaattgtcggatcttgtcttttagcaaacggatcattggtgctgtcttaaaatcattcagcatgactttgatagccattgtctttgattgtcgccaattccgatactgagttgcctttcactcagcttccacggtcagcttcgttctgcaagatatagttccgaagaagacttctcttcttttatgttgagttgcttttcactcagcttctgtgatcagcttcatttgtaagcttcggttctgaagaagactttccttctttcgtactgagttattctttactcagtCATGTGCTATGTTGTCATGCTGACTGTGTTCtgtcttaatttgattcctgttcttataaatatttttatactcaacattgaacaaacgcattagtacaattaaatcaaagcacttaaatttaattgtcttaatcatgaattaacttaaataattttgtcaaatcaaaatcatgttggaaaggtgtttcaacacaagaGACATAGTTCATAATTCTCAAACGCTATCTCCTCGAGCAAATGGGAACTCAAAGCCATCGTTGATAATATTCAAGTTGTTTAGTCGTTCTTCCATGGAGACtacctaaaaaaataataaacccTAATTAACCCTCGTAAGGGACACTCTCTCAATAAGAGCAAAAAAAACACATTGAGAGATAATATTAGatatatctatatatctataaTAGGTAAACTAAGTtacaaaattctcaaaaaatgaaAACCTCTCCTTAGCTCTTCTCCCACCTTATCTCTTCTtctgtcatttttttatttcaatttcagtGTTACAAACCCTCCATCTTCACTTTTCTCACTCTTCCAGTTATGAATGCCtttgtatttatttcatttcGGTTTAATAAACCCTATTTTTGCTTCCTTCGATTTTCTTCCATTTATGAATGTAATATGTGCATAAATAACATTATTATCCTTGAGATCTATTTCATCCTTTTTCCCCTTTCGATCTCATGGCTTTATACCCAACCGGATAGTGCTGAGATGGAGGACGTCACTATGACTATCACCGCTTATTCTAACATGCGTCAACACCTCTAATATCTCTCATAAGTTGGTAAAGTTTTCGCTTTTAATGACACAACTTTCTACCCAGCCGACCGATGCTGAGATGGAGGATGACACTGTGACTATCATCGCTTGCCATGTGTCAATACCTCCAAGATCCCCGATCAGTTGGTAAAACTTTCCCTTCCGATCCACCAAATTAGACCTTTAGCCAATCCAGGTTTAGTTATGATGATGATCTCGATTTTACACTATGAAGAGTGTAGTTCAATAATAAATGGGTTATTGGACTTTgaattttatgaaaaatatgCTACAACGATATTTTATTAGATATTGCTCTCTATGCTAAtatctttttgttttgtttattttttttaggaaacATTACAAGCTTGGAATTTCATTAATGGTATACAACTTTTaacccatttcacactttggtgtataatcttcaatttgtctcactaatatatacgaacttataaTTGACCtctcactttggtgtacaacatgtaaaaatgaccggtcaaccacCGGCCAATCGCGACACCTCATCAATTTAcactttttaaaaattaaatgtaACCCCACCTAttactaaattatttttataccccttaatcaaaatattgttttctctaattctctctcctaacatttatttctttaattcattctctctttttttttctctctctctaaaactaatttcgagacaattttttctccaaatcttttctaatatttttttctctataGAAGGATGTGTCCCTAATTTCCAAAAAAACCAAATAAGAGCAAAAATTATGGTATTTCTCCCGACTGTCAAGAGATTGAACCATGTCAGAGAGAACGAAGTTTTTTTATAGACCGAACCATCAAAAGGTTGAAAATAGAAATAGAGAAGCATTTATCTTGTAGCACATCATCAGTGAAATTGCACCCACGTCTAGTAACTAAGAGTTAATatttttggagataattatCGTTTTTCAATGAAATGAGCCAGAAATCAAGAACGCCTTTTTCTTCAGCAGCTTTGCCTATTTCGTCCTTTATGCTTCTTTTTGCCCATATCTATTTGATCTATCCGAAAATGTTTATGATTCAAATATTTTTACGTAATATGTAAATTAGGTGATAATTAAACGTAATAAAATGCAAggaaaaaaagttgaaaatttTGGTAAGATGATGAAGGAGATTATGAAAAATGAGGAAAATGGTGAATGGAGATTTGTGGGAAGAAGAAATTGCATAAGGAAGAAGATGGTATAAAGGTAATTGGTTAAATTTTGACTTTTCAACCGGTCAAACTGTTGACGTGGTCTGTTGACTTCGTGTTGACCGGTTATTTTTACCTGATGTACACTAAAATGAGAGGTTACTTATAAATTCATACATAttaatgagacaaattgaaTGTTATATAATTTACTGTTCAATTTCACAACAAGTTTGGTTTTGATTACTCATAATAATCCATATATAATCCATATTCACTATTGTTAATTGTTCTTTGCAGTAGACTGTGGATTTTCTCCAAtttgattgttttttttaaacaaattaatcCATTAAATTAACTAATATAGAAATTTAATAAGTTCCCATGATTTTTATGCTGGAAAGTCTTGAATATTGTCTTTTGATTTCCGTCGATATAAAAGTATGATCAACTATGTGTAGTTCTTTTTGTTCCATATATattattgatttgttttttattcattttatgtTGATACTTGAGTTATTTTTGCTCAATTATTGGTGAATTTcgaattaaatttatatataaacatacagttttaaataattttcttttgtttttttgtttgtgaaatatatattaaatttgtgTAAGATGCTAGAAGGCTATGTTGACATACCAACATGTCAAACCACAATTTTGCGCTCTTTAAACCCTTCAACATGCTACCACATCATATATTTCACTCTCTAAACATACTGTCACATCAACAATCGATGACGTGTCAAGCCACATATTTTTCACTATTTTTTCCATTACTCTCATATGTAATAAAAGTTGGATGGTTAAATCCTATTAATGAAATTAAATGGAATATGCATCATATTTCTTGGTTTCTAATGATAATTAGACACTCattcaaattctaaaatttcTATTTCAATTCATACGTTTCCTTGGGTTTCTGATGATAGTTCAACACAAACGTTTAGAGTTGGATTCACGCTTTTGTTGTATCATGAGAGACGGTTGTTGATTGCGGAAaaatcttcttcttcggttcatccaAAGATTTATTATAtcgaatttattattattttattatttacgttcttcaatttaataaaattattattttgttctttaattAATGGTaaattaaagttgcttttttTAAAAATTGGATTATAAAAATTATCATGAAAATTTTGTTCACATAGTCAAAATACTCAAATTTGATAATATTGATAATTATATTGTATAAAAAATGAATATTCAATAATACATGGTTAaatgtatattattttaaaaaaagttacaatATACTCTATGAGTATTATATATATTGTGTAATATGGTGATCtacttaaattataaaattatttattattttatgaaaatgataataaaattttataactaGTGTATCGTAATAAATACCTaaaccaaaataaaatacaactACTAATAAATATGACCTTACACCAAACAACTAATAAAACAAATACCTAAGctaaaataaatacaattactCATAAATTAACCTTACACCAAACAACTAATAAAACAAAACTAAGACCATTTAAGTAaattaaatagataaaaaaaactgctttaaaaaatagataaaataacgAAAACCTAATAACTATAAGTGGAAATTTCGTGCAATTAACAAATTCAATAGCATCCAAATTCAATATTCCCCTGGGCCTTGAGCCTTCTCTGATTCAATAGCATCCAAATTCCAATTTTaaccaaaaatttaaaaaaacaaaacagaagTTTTCAACTACTAAATCCCTATTAAATTTCAGATAGCCAACAAAAACTAAAAAGGGTTTGAATTCTCCCGTAAATGCGAAAATCCGGCAAATCCAAATTGGTCTTTTTACGTGATTTTGGTATCCATATTCGGCGCAActtgaaatttataaaattgtgTTATTTTGAATTTCGCATAATTAAcgaattaaaacttataattttaCTCTCGATTCTCatcatttttcttctcttcAAGACAATTCATCCACAAATTCGTTTGTTGATCAACAATCATATTATCACTCACAATACAGAAATTCAAGCAAATCACAAACAACAATAATagataaattaaacaaaaatcataattttttcgGTGTTTAACTATAATTTTTTGAGTTTTCACTTTGATATACTCACGACTAACTTTTACCGTTCGGTTTTGCTTATGGTGTTCTTTAAATAATTCAGTATAACAAAATTAGTTTCAAAACCTTAGCAATAAAAAAACCGAAAATTTAATCCTACAATCTAACAAACGAAACTCATAGACAATAAATACACAATGCTGGTTAACAATTGGATTACCAATGACACTaggaagaaattaaaaaaaaaaaaaagcaaaaattacAAACAGTCTCAAAATCCAGTTTGCACAGGGGCTCCGATCATCTCTCACCTTTTTTTGTTGACGATAGCATTCTGTTCTTCCGAGCAATTTCATATGAGAGTTTGGTTTCACAAAGTCTTAGGACCACTATGCTAGGTATCCAACTACCAGaagttatgaattatttttagtGCTAATTTCCAACCAAGTGTTCATAGTGAAATTCAAAATCTCCTAGAGTTTCCAATCCTCTAAACACCGGTAAATATTTTGCGCTCCCTTCCTTGATATGGCGTAGTAAAAAGGGAATCTTGAGTTTTATTCGAGACAGGGTTTGGAAATTGGAACCGTGTGAACATTTAGAATGGGAGGATATGCTTTCGAAAGCTAACAGAgagtttattaaaaaaaaaattgttacgGAAACTATCCCTTTATACTGCATGAGTGCTTTTCCTTCTTCGTGTTTCGGTTTGTGAAGGGATTCAACAAATTATGAATTCCTTCTGGTTGGGATGCCTAAACACATTTACTGGACTTCTTGGGAGATATTATCTTCGTAAAGAATATGGTAACCTGGGCTTTCCTCAGCTATGTTCCTTCAacttaggtgttgtttgataaaactgaaaattaagtgctgaaaaaataagtactgaattttaagtgctaaatactataagtgctgaaaatattgaatgatgtaacttttataaaaatattagtcgATAATATTTCACTTAAAAtagtaagttaaatattttgacttatcaaaataagtgatttttaacttaattaactaatttaagtggtggaaaaacAACAATTATCAAACGTACTTAAATAAAATAAgtgtttaacattttaatttaagtaattaagtgttttatcaaacaaggccttagtCATGCTAGGTAAACATGTGTGGAACCTTATTCAAAAGCACAATGCCCTTGTTAGCAAACTTCTTAAAGCAAAATATCTCCCTAGGGGGGACTTAATCTCGGCTCCTTTGGGTTCCAACTAGAGTCAAATATGGAGAGGCATTTGGCATTCGGTTCAACATTTGTCTAGTGGATATCGTTTGTGTGTTGGTGACAGAAGGTCCATCCGTATACGAGATGATCCTTGGATCTCGTGcggtactttttattttatgtctAGTCCTACCTCGTACCCTAATATCCATTATGTTGAAGATCTTTGGCTCCGGGTACTACCTATTGGAATAGTGCGCTCCTCATCATCTTTTTAATGTCGAGGATTTTCGAGCAATTATAAAATTGTCCGACTGAGTTAGAAAGATGGAGGATAGACTCTGTTGGCACTATGATATAGAGTCCAATCGGGTTATCATGTAATAGTTAAAAACCAAAGCTTGAGCGGTCCCAACAATTATAGTATCGAGAGCTAGTCACTATCCTGGAGCCTTCACATCCCGCCTAGTGTTAAAATATCCATGCGGAAGCATTGCAACAACCTTTTTCCTTTAAGAGAAATTTTGTTTCTTAAAGGCCTCAATTTTGAGAATATCTCCCCGACCTGTCAAGAGGTGGGAGAGCATGCTTTACACACTTTTGTTGACTACGAATTTTCCTTTGATTTGTTGGACAGCTAGTCGCTTAAATTTATTTGTCCCGCTAGGGGACTCTTTCACAATTTGGTTTGACACTTTAAACCGAAGTCAAGAAAGTCATATGGTTGcaaattctttcacaatttggCGTCACTGCACTACAAAAAAAGAGGCTTTTAATGAGAAGAAAAATTATCATTAGAATTATtctcattaattttttatataataattaaaaatcttcTCATTAAATCTTTTATAATGATTCAAAAAACCCTCATTAAAGattttatcatgataaaaaaaaatatttacattatataataatattctgattattaattataagaatACAATTCAACAATAGATTATAAAACGAAGTTCCATTTCAATTCACTAAGAAGAAAGAGCCACAACTTGGAGAAACAAAATGTATTACATGATCAGTAATACCATACATCTgattcaaattaaaatttagtgcCCATATATATAAATTGTGTTTCCCATTTATCTGATTCAAAAAATTCGAAGTCTCATACAAATTCCTGTAGTACAACAATAATATCAAAATTCGATTAAATACATACCACGACCTAAAGGATTCCCTAACTCAACAACCTCTCTACATCCCAAAGCAGCTACAAAAGCAAAGGTAATTACAAAAGGGTTATGAAAGTTAATGTTGAGGTGCAAATGGTATGCTTGGCTCAGTAAAATCCTACTGCTAACCATTTTCCCATTATCTGGATTTGACCTGCTAAATAGGCTTGAATATGCCTTTAGATCTACAAAACAAAAATCAAGTCAAGAAATGCAacgaaataataataagaagTGAAAGGCAATACCTGGAGGATATGTGAAAATCCCGCAATATGTTTCTATCCA encodes:
- the LOC136219432 gene encoding uncharacterized protein, giving the protein MRLMAICLQAVFEDLKAALQEARPSGPDTTVLIMGAGCGGLSWIETYCGIFTYPPDLKAYSSLFSRSNPDNGKMVSSRILLSQAYHLHLNINFHNPFVITFAFVAALGCREVVELGNPLGRGMYLIEF